The proteins below come from a single Juglans regia cultivar Chandler chromosome 12, Walnut 2.0, whole genome shotgun sequence genomic window:
- the LOC109020950 gene encoding uncharacterized protein LOC109020950, which yields MQTTNAVKVFSWRACNDALPPMQNLYKRKIVEEPLCPICHQAEETPGHVLWTCPSAQDAWMLGSKQLQKAAITHEEFGDIFMQMLQRIGKIEICLLAEIPRMLWTIRNKMLYEDSFIAPSILMKKATDFQQMQHQQFHSRNNGKLDQTCNTHWHPPETDWLKINWDVAVRGRSHKIGVGIVVRDFEGNLLVLCLQPLQFCSQATMAEARGLISAVKLCKEFSLQKVVFEGDSLQVVNAVKKHFQENGIRAQVMVDRHGSGFGSTVIDVLQSSVNDGGHDNVGFVSDLDNVMAEGHSVFI from the exons ATGCAAACTACCAATGCTGTCAAAGTATTTAGTTGGCGTGCTTGTAATGATGCTTTACCCCCTATGCAAAATTTGTACAAGAGGAAGATTGTAGAGGAACCTTTGTGTCCAATATGTCACCAAGCTGAAGAAACTCCAGGTCATGTTCTATGGACCTGTCCATCTGCACAGGATGCTTGGATGTTAGGAAGCAAACAATTACAGAAAGCTGCAATCACTCATGAAGAgtttggagatatttttatgcAGATGCTTCAGAGAATTGGTAAAATCGAAATCTGTTTGCTTGCAGAAATTCCTAGAATGTTATGGACAATAAGAAATAAGATGTTGTATGAAGATAGTTTTATAGCCCCTTCCATTTTGATGAAGAAAGCAACTGATTTCCAACAGATGCAACATCAACAATTCCACTCGAGAAATAATGGCAAATTAGATCAAACATGTAATACTCATTGGCATCCTCCTGAGACAGATTGGCTTAAGATAAATTGGGATGTTGCAGTAAGAGGAAGAAGTCATAAAATTGGAGTTGGAATTGTAGTTAGAGACTTTGAAGGGAATTTATTGGTTTTGTGCCTGCAACCATTACAATTCTGCTCACAAGCTACTATGGCAGAAGCAAGAGGCTTAATATCAGCTGTAAAGCTATGTAAAGAGTTCAGTTTGCAAAAAGTAGTTTTTGAAGGAGACTCACTTCAAGTTGTAAATGCAGTTAAAAAGCATTTTCAGGAGAATG GTATAAGGGCTCAAGTTATGGTTGATAGGCATGGATCAGGTTTTGGTTCTACTGTAATAGATGTACTACAATCTAGTGTAAATGATGGAGGCCATGATAATGTAGGGTTTGTTTCTGACCTTGACAATGTAATGGCTGAAGGCCATAGtgtgtttatttga